The window CTTGATGCCGTGCACGCCTGTCAGCATGACGACCGGAATATCGAAGAAGCGCGGGCTGTGGCGAAGTCGGCGTAGCAACGAGCTGCCGTTTTCGCCCGGCATGTTCTGATCGAGCAGGATCAGGTCGGGCTTGCGCCGGGTTAGCACCTGAAGTGCGGCTTTCGTATCGCTCACCCAGCCACAGGCATGGCCCGCATCGATCAGGATCTGCGCGGCGTGTTCGGCAATGATATCGTCATCATCGACGACGAGTATGTAAGCCATGTCGGTCCTCCTCGGGCCAGCTTGCCAGAGGATTGCCACGCATTGATTCTAAACGGATTTATGCTTGCCTAGTCAGTAACCCTTAGAAGGTTGCACCTGTGTAGATGGCGAGGCCCACCAAGACGACCAGCGCAACTTGGGACAGGCTGAAAAGGGCAAAGCGAACCACAACTCTGTTCCAGGTGGCCTGCACGATCGAGTGGGCAATGCGCAAAACGACATAGACCCAGCCGACGAGGGCAATCAGTTGTTCGTCGTTCAGGCTGAAAGACGCCTGTGTGGCCAGTAGCGCCATGGAGAGCATGACAGCATAAAATACCGTAGGTGCCTCATGCAGGTGATTGAAATTATGCGCCTTCCATTGTGTCTGGGGCGGCAAAAGCTTGTCGAGCGAAGCATCCGGATCGCGCGCCAGACTGTCCGGATCGACATTCGCTTTCAGCATACCGGGAAGCCGCGTCGCGTACATCCACAGGCACATGACGAGCGTCCACGCGGCAAGAGCGATCACGGGTTCGAGTATCATTACCATGGCTTGTGCGTCAGATGGTGAGGAGCAGTGCGCGGATAGCCATCACCAGCAGAATCACGCTGCTGATGACGAAGATCATCAGGCGGATGGGGATGGTGTTGACGAGCGACTGCCACAGGGAATGGACGATGCGTAAGGCGACATAGGCCCAGGCGAGCCACACATCGAGCTGCGCCGCGCCTGCCAGCGCCAGGATCACCACCACGGCGTAAAACACCGTCGGCTGTTCCATCAGATGGGCGTAATTGTGTGCTTTCCAGTTCACCTTGTCCGGTATAAGCCCTTCCAGATCCTGCCCGCGTCCACCGGCTTTCGCTTTGCTTACGCCTCCCGGCTCGCCACGTGCGGAACGCATCTGCTTGATCGCTGGAAAGCGTGTGCCCGCCATCCAGAACAGCATGATCATGGACCAGATCGCCAGAGCGGCGGCCGGTGCGAGAATGGCGGTATTCATGTGTCAAACTCCTCCCCGTGAGCGGTGGAGGGAGACTGGCGAGCGGCAATTAGATTGTCAATTGCAACCTATTTGCTGTCCACTGTGCGCTTAACCGTTAAGCACTGCAGCAAAGGATGCGGCATCGGTATTACCGCCGGTGATCATCACTGCGGTGGCGTCGTCCGCCTCGATCCTGCCGCTCAGAACGGATGCCAGCGCTGCCGCACCGCCGGGCTCGACGACAAGCCGCATGTGGGAAAAGGCAAAGCGCTGCGCTTCCCTGATCTCTTGCTCTGAAACGCGCGCCCATTCGCGGCAATGGGCTTTCATCACCGCGAAATTGATCGGGAAAGTCTTGAAGGTCTGGATCGCATCGCAGGCGGTGGGGGGAGGGTTCTCTCCAACGCTCTGGATTTCACCTGTTTCGAGGCTGCGGCACACATCGTCCCAGCCTTCGGGTTCTACCGGAATGACGCTCGCATCGGGGCAGGCGAGGGCGAGACCAGCGGTGAGGCCTCCGCCGCCGCAGCAGGCGATGATTTTCGACACCGGACGGTCAATCTGCGCAAGCATTTGGTGGGCGATTTCTATACCTGCGCTCCCCTGTCCTTCAATC is drawn from Aurantiacibacter sp. MUD61 and contains these coding sequences:
- a CDS encoding response regulator transcription factor — its product is MAYILVVDDDDIIAEHAAQILIDAGHACGWVSDTKAALQVLTRRKPDLILLDQNMPGENGSSLLRRLRHSPRFFDIPVVMLTGVHGIKDEQVAYYNGAQDYIRKPFSEKMLIFRVRQVLRSREAGARRSGRALFADVDPEPVMPPSSSRLL
- a CDS encoding MAPEG family protein translates to MILEPVIALAAWTLVMCLWMYATRLPGMLKANVDPDSLARDPDASLDKLLPPQTQWKAHNFNHLHEAPTVFYAVMLSMALLATQASFSLNDEQLIALVGWVYVVLRIAHSIVQATWNRVVVRFALFSLSQVALVVLVGLAIYTGATF
- a CDS encoding MAPEG family protein — its product is MNTAILAPAAALAIWSMIMLFWMAGTRFPAIKQMRSARGEPGGVSKAKAGGRGQDLEGLIPDKVNWKAHNYAHLMEQPTVFYAVVVILALAGAAQLDVWLAWAYVALRIVHSLWQSLVNTIPIRLMIFVISSVILLVMAIRALLLTI
- a CDS encoding threonine ammonia-lyase; this encodes MKDTQREPTHEGVIRAAQKIAAILPPTPLIPFEAQGRTIYAKADCLQPIGAFKIRGAWHRLTDLSDEERGRGVVAVSSGNHAQGIAWAARELGIEATIVMPEDAPHVKLERTKSLGAKVVTYDRMTENREAIAQGIASEKGATYAHAYGDPWVIEGQGSAGIEIAHQMLAQIDRPVSKIIACCGGGGLTAGLALACPDASVIPVEPEGWDDVCRSLETGEIQSVGENPPPTACDAIQTFKTFPINFAVMKAHCREWARVSEQEIREAQRFAFSHMRLVVEPGGAAALASVLSGRIEADDATAVMITGGNTDAASFAAVLNG